From the genome of Nicotiana tabacum cultivar K326 chromosome 17, ASM71507v2, whole genome shotgun sequence:
AATGAAGAGAAACAATAAAAACCCATATATATGAAATCCAAAAGATGCAAATATCATTTAAAACCAGCAGTACATCATCTCCAATTTTTTTCATTACAACAAGAAGAATATTGATCACTATATCCCTTCTTTGTCCACATATTCTCACCACAACAAGAATACTGCACCACTAATGtcgaaacaaaaagagaaagaaaacacaaCAAGTTTTTTGATGAATGCCCGAATATATTCCAGACCCTGCGTAAACACAGGATATCTTGTCCATCGGACTGTCCTTCTGCGCTCACTGCAGGACTCTATGCTTAGGAAACACACGACTTTGATCTTGATAAGCACTATAGGTAGAAACAATAGCTAGGTTTGAAACTGTTTTATAATAAATGATATCGCTCAGTTTAATTTCATGGCGATAATTTTTTGCTTCCAACAAAATCAAAGACTCCAGAGACGTAGCATGCAACAAGAAATATTTCACCAATTTTTCTTCAAGCTCAAGTTTCTTAAACCTCTTCACCTTCAATAACTTGAGTTGTGGGAATTCTGTTTGGCACTTCTCAAATTTTTCCTTTGCCACCAAATTCCAATAGCTTCCAACTTCCATTGCATAAAGACCAAACTGCataattaattttgttaattaCTCCACTAATTAAATAAGTACTGATTAAATCAAgagtattttttcctttttttttccatttagccatgCGATAACATTAACACAAAGCACGGCACAAACCTCATTTACAATAATTTTTGTAGGAAACACGTTATTCTACGAGACATCGATAATCTACAAGTGAAATAGATAAAACAAGCTAGTTGTGACTATGAGTTTTAATTCCAAGATATGCGTACAAATTAACGAGAAACAACATCATCAACTGATTCTAATATTCCAGTTTATTTCTCGTTTTCCTTTTTGATAGTAGGTTTGATTATTTTCTATATAGGAACAGATATCACTTAAATTTGTCTTTTTAAAATATCAGATCTAAAGAGAAAGGCATTAAATAAAAATCCATATATGTTGATGGTTTCAATTTCATAACTTTTTATTCTGGATTTTGCGATTAATAAATCTTGAAAAGTTCTATTTTCAAGTTGAAAAATAACAGGGGCAAACAAATAAAGATGACCGGGATATGTTTGCTTACAAAAATTTACagataaattaaacaaaaaatttcACAAAGACAAGAAAAATTAAGTAATAAACAATagcaaaccaaaaaaaaattgttcaaaaaggTCAGAATATATACTTACATCAATAAAGAGTCTCTCTATGTTGGGACAATTCTTGACAAAACAAAGAATGTCCCAAGGGTTGACAAAGCTCAATCCACGTCTAACCAATTGGAGTTCCTTCAAATTCTGAAAATAGAATTCCACATCTCTGTATTCAAAATCCACAAATCTTGGAGAAAGCCcctaatcaaataaaaaaaattatttacgcTGTCAGTGgatataaattaaattataaaaaaaagaaaaaatatatgatATAATTATTTTACCTCAAGAACAGCATTGGTAATTGAGAGAGTCTCAACATCTCTCAAAACTTCCATCAAATCATCCCTATGAGCTATATGTTGAAGCCCTTTTGTAGCACCAAAATCCAAGATCACATCTTTTAATCTTATGACCATTGGATCCACAAACTTAATTTTATTAATCTTACCACTATAATGAAGTGTGGTAATACTTGGAGTATTAATAGTGACCAAAATTAAGTCAATGCAATGTCTAAGCACAAGAGCACTAAACCTATTCAAACCTTCAATATTAATTTCACCAATCAAAGAACAACCCTCTAGAGCCAAAGATTCAAGAAGCAAACAGCTTGACAACAACTTTTTAGTAAAAAAAGGTGGCACaggaatcatacttagactaagAGATTTCAAGAATTGTAAACCACTCAATTTTTGTGACAAAAACAATTCACAACGGACTAATTTTAAGACGCGAAGAGTTGGCTCAGTGAAGATATCAGATTTTATTTGACAATACTGATAAGGTTGAATTAACTCTACTTGAAACTCTTCTACGCCTTTTGAAGCAACCATTTTAAACCAATTCTCAAAATAAGCAGCATATGGTATAGGACTAACATTTAATTTAAAGCTACTAATTTTGTCACCTAAGTGCCTCAGTAATATATAATTAACAACTGACGCCTCTGACCATTGTCTCGCTCGACAACGTCGCCTAAAATCTTTATCAAAACAAAGGTCACGAGAATATAACCATGAATATCTATATGGTTTAGCAACAAGAGAAGAAGAAGTAATAGCATATTCGATAGGTAAAAAAGTGAAAATCCTATCAACAATTTCATTAGGAAGATACACAGTAGAATTATTGGATTCatcattattatttgtttccaAAGAGTTTCTCCTAAATCTTTTCCTTGGATTTGGCACCAAAACTCGCTTTATTTTGGACCCTGAACTTGATGCTTCcataactatttttctaagttaCAAAAGAGAAATATTAAGACAAGATGTATATAGAGAGGAGGAAATATTAAGACAAAATGTAGTGAGAAGAAAATGTGAGAGACCTATGTATATATAGTGCATGAATGAATGTATTCTTATCtggcaaaaaaaaaacaataagaaTATAGTCAAATTTCATAAGTAAGTACACATAAAAGCAATCTATAGTTAGATTACGTTAGAGGGGACTGCTTTATGGCGTTTTATTTGAATTCAGAGCCCCGAAGTATCAGgttatataataaataaatgaaaaattttgataatagaaaataatttaataaattttttatctATGTGATAAATTGTTtcaagtttgaaatttgaattaaCATATATTCTAACGGGGAAAAACTTAATTAAAGAGCAGATTATACTAAACTGAGTTTCATTACTCCAAACTTATCAGTAGGGAGTTTTACAATGTTACGTGATCTGGCGAATGAGCCAAAAACACGATAAGTCGTCGGTTAATTTAAGACGCTGGCcacataagaaaaaataatattggCATAATATTTTGCATCACtgatacaatgtttgttttgcaACATAAAACTATATACGCATTATCGATGCAATTTCTACATAACTAATATAACATCTGGATCTTTATATAAATCTGGTTATTAATGCAGTTTTTGGTTTAAGATGTTAAAATCTTCTAATACTGCATAATTTATGAGGAAACAATGTAATTATTTGTGTAAGataaaattataggaataaaAATATGTAATAGCTTTAACTGGTATAAATATAGTATAAGTTCAAATGCCCGTAAACTAggcaattattttattattcgtaaaataattatttttagtgCTTTGTAGGTTGACCGCGTTAGTAAAGATAATACATGCATAAAATGTCATGAACCAAATCTCTTACATCGTTATTACTATTAAATTAACCGCATAACCATCTCTAAATTATCATTCAAATGCATGCAGTAGAAAGATGAGTACTTAGTACAAGTTGGATCAAGTGAAAGAAGGAATAGGCCTGAAGTTTAGGCAAGGATGACATACAACACGAGAGTAGGTTGCAAAATTTGGAATGTTGAAAATGAGCAATGAATGAGATTCTCAGCTGAATTGTGTGATTGAATGTTTCACAAGAGTGGGGGTGCttaaaagaaatgatgagaaaTATGGTTGGTTTCTCTACTCCAACAACACAAGGTTAATAAAATGGATGCCTTTTCAGCTATTTTGAGCATTGACAAAACTTTAAGAAGATAATGAAAAGACTCGGTCATACCATGCATGGATAACACGTTCAAGAAGTAGCAAGCTAGACACAATTCCTCAAACTTTCCTGTGATTTTCTTTTCCATATACCAAAATGGAAAATGAGAAAAGGATAAGTTAAGTCCAAATGAGGCAAATACCAGAAGTAATATCTCTGAGCTAATAACTGGTTAGGAAAATTTAATGAGCATACATTCATAAATAGTGCAACACAGTTTGTTTAGAATGATTTTCTGTGGTTGTATTTTAAGGTGGTGTCATCACATGCTAATATAAGTTTATACACAAGGCTGGTATAAGGATCAAGCTTCTTGATGAAGGTCCTGAAGCTCATCTTTACCATTTGAGCCTCCCGAACTGGGGCTATCAGCATTTTCTAAGGATGCTGAATAGGAGAAGCTCCACACAGAAACACAATTTTCATCACCTAAACAAGGAAAAAACAGTCATATTTAAAACTTCTCTTGTTAACAGTTTGTAATCAATCAGACCGCTATAATACAAAGAGCATTTCTACAACAAATGCAAACATTGACTTGATCTGAGCAGATGTGATCTAAGCATTTTAGCAACTTTATTAAGAAGGGAAGCAAGTAGGACTAAGAAGCATGACAACAAGTTTGTTTCTCAGAAAGTGGTAAATGGGAATGAGGAATCAGACATATCAAAGCATAGGAGGAGGAGATATGGCATCAATTATGAAGATATTTCATTGCAGACGACTACAAAAGTTTGAACACATATACTTTGGGGCATTATTCCAACAATGCAGGGTGAATAAATTTACCAGTAAGGAGCATATCCTCGTAGGCGTCATCTAAAACTCCAAATCTCCGGTGGCCTGACGAAGAGGCAGCCATTGGCAAGAAAGGATGAAAGGAAAAACCATTCACCGTGTCTAAAATGGGATAAGCTGAgtaagaaatagaagaaaataggtAGACCTTCATCCAACATAAGCTTTCTGTATATGATAATGAAGTACCTGATGCAGCTCGGAAGCTGGACACCCACTGTCCAGTTTGAAGATTATAAATGTGAACTGAGCCATCCTAGACACACAAGCAAGCACACAAGATGAGATCTTAAATTTCATTGCGACAGAAGATGTAATTTTTAACTAAGTAGAAGATTACCTGTCCTCCCGAGCCAAGATGCTGACCCTGAGGTTCAATATCAAAATATATGCGCTGATTGGTAGTTTCTGATGATCTGTACAGCCTtattaaatgaaacaaaaagGGGAACTTTAGAAACTTGACCACTGAAGCAATCAGTCACCATGATTtcaaacttgcacaagtatcacCATAACTAATTATTGCATTCATGCAAATGGATACTCTCAAGTCTCAACGTGGATAGTTCGAAAATCTGTGTCTATTGGCTGGATAATCGCTTCAATACCAAGATAAGATATATCTTTCTTTCCATTTTATAGAATGTTGAGGATGTAGACCAATCTTTAGGAAGAGTTATGCCCCTTTTGTGAAAAAGCATTTCTTCAAGTGTTTGGTAACAATTAAAGGTGCTTTTAATTTGTAGAGATGTGGAGAAAAAGCACTTCTAGTAGAACCTCAAGTTTGGACACTCTACCCCTCCTTTCTGCCAAACAATTAGGCACCATTTGAAAAGACAATTTGCCTACAGCTAAATTATAAgtataaaaaaaattgttaatTTGCCCTCAACCCTTCCTTTGTGCCCAGAGTTCGGTAACATgcaatgaaaaataaaagtgcaaCTCTGTAAGTAAATCACCATGAAGTAGTAGAACACTCACATTACTTCTTACACGAGTCGTGCCAACTAACCACTCTCCACCTTCTCCTCCTTAGGCTATCTGCAGTCAAAATCGCTCCCATACCACACACCACATCAAGAATGCTACTTTTGTCGGGGCGTAGATTTTGATAATTTTCTCCACAAAGATCTAGGATCTTCTCCAATAAATAGAAGGATATAGGAAGTACTCATTTCGACCATGATTCTTTTGATACCATCAACATCCTCAAACTTTCTATGATTGTACAATCTCAGCAGGATTTCCACCTCACTAAATGATAATTCTATAGAGGTCTTCTAAAGGATATACCCACGATACTTCTTTTTTTGGAACCTCAGCTACTGTGATCATCTCCAATGAGAATACAATAGGAAATCATCTTTTGGACTATTATCTTGGCACCATAAATTCCACCAATATCATCTTCTACATCCAGCTGCTACCAAGAATCCTATGAATTTTGTGATTCTTTCTTCCTTCATGATTACTTTCCAAAAGCTTGTCCCATAAGAGGAAATGAACCTCTTTAGTATACCAATAGATTGATAATTTCCACATTTCACAttaatgattttcttttcttttctatgtCATTTAATAATCAGATTTCACCTAATCCAGGGTCAGGTGGCTTAAGTGAAACCAACATAATAGAAAGCAGATTTCTACAATTTTTAATAAATCGGTCTCCAGATGCAAACAGTATATTTTTGTGAGCTCATCGCTTTGCATGTAAACACTACATATACAAAACAAAAAAGACACCCAAACAACAAGGTACCAACTTCCCActagacaatttttttttttttttataagataATGGATTTCATTtaaggcatcaagaagatgcaaaatGTACAGTGCAGTAAAAACATTGTTAGCTCTATTACAATCCCACTAGACAATTTATAAGGCCTATGggggaaagaaagaaaatttgaGCAGCATGGCTGTCCAAATAATAGTTTTAGCTTTTTCTGATTTGGCATAAAAACTTCTTTTCTTAATTAAGTGAGTGAAATATCATCAAGTCATCCAGGGAATGCAAAGATACAAAGGGAGGCAAATTGTCAGCTCAGAAAATACAAAAAACTTGTAAAGCTAAGCCAAGGAGCTGACAAATTCCAGGAAGTGATCTAAGCTTATTCTTGAAGGGGGAAAACCAATGAATAATGTTTGAATCTCATGTAATCATCCCGCCTGCTGAATATGCAAGAGCATGTAAAGAATATAGAAATGTTTTCACAATATAGACAGGATTTCAATACTTTCAAGCAATAATCATTTATTCCACCCTTAAATAAAATAGACCACTTCAGATTATAAAAGAATCCCTCTCCAGGAAAACATCATATGAGCTTATATAGTGTTATTTTACAGGACAAGGAAACTGCTAAAGGATTATCGCTTTTCTAGCAAGAGAGTGAGATGTCAGATACAAGAAAGTTGAAGAGGAATGCATTTCATTAGTTTCTATATTGAACAGAAACAAAACGATCCAGTCAATCATTCCGACATTCTCGTTCCCTGAGTATCCAGTCAGTAGAAAGGAACTTACTTGTAAACAATTTCAACAGTCTTCCGAATGTCCCAGCACAGTATGTAAGGGTCCTAAAACAAGATTTGAGATGAACTCGGTCAAACATATGTTTAATACAACATGCATGCATGACAGTGTAGCACTAGCACATGTGGCGATATAGAATAAATGAGTCCGAAGAGGAAACAGTCAAAGTTTAGATCATAaatagacaacaacaacaacaacccagtggaatcccacaagtggggtctgggaagggtagtgtgtacgcagaccttacccctactccgtaggagtagagaggatgtttccgatagaccctcggatCAAGAAGAGATCAAAAATAGACAAGTGAGGGAAATCAACAACTAGAAGACATGCCTTTTAGCCGAACAGGCACAAAGTTTATATTTCTGAATGAAGGAAACAAATACAGATCTTATTTCAATTTTATAACTCAAGTGTAACAAACTGCACACTTATAAGTCTAGGTAGAAGTTGAATAGAGTGCACTATGCGAAAAGGTCTCAAATGTCTGACATAGCTGACATCACATGAAGGCTTCCCTATGAACTTTAATCAAAGCTTACTATGAAAAGTTAATGAAGGTCATCTACAGCATGGCATGGGCTTCCCTTTCCTAAACCAGCAAATATCTTAAAGTTCCGGAGTGGGTTGAAGCATATATTTGCACTGACAGACGAATACATAAACTGAATTATAAGAACCAAAACAATGATCATAAGACTTGCAAAACCCACAAAatttgaagagagagagagagagaaggaaacCTATTAAATTGATGCTAGAAATTTAAAGGCAATGTGGTCAATTATACATTCGCCAACTTTGTTATGCATTCTCCCTTCTAACATCTTTTGGCACTAATTCCACGGGAACACTAAAGTCATAAATTGCTTTCAAGATCTCACCTCACTAAAAG
Proteins encoded in this window:
- the LOC107773074 gene encoding putative FBD-associated F-box protein At1g61330 gives rise to the protein MEASSSGSKIKRVLVPNPRKRFRRNSLETNNNDESNNSTVYLPNEIVDRIFTFLPIEYAITSSSLVAKPYRYSWLYSRDLCFDKDFRRRCRARQWSEASVVNYILLRHLGDKISSFKLNVSPIPYAAYFENWFKMVASKGVEEFQVELIQPYQYCQIKSDIFTEPTLRVLKLVRCELFLSQKLSGLQFLKSLSLSMIPVPPFFTKKLLSSCLLLESLALEGCSLIGEINIEGLNRFSALVLRHCIDLILVTINTPSITTLHYSGKINKIKFVDPMVIRLKDVILDFGATKGLQHIAHRDDLMEVLRDVETLSITNAVLEGLSPRFVDFEYRDVEFYFQNLKELQLVRRGLSFVNPWDILCFVKNCPNIERLFIDFGLYAMEVGSYWNLVAKEKFEKCQTEFPQLKLLKVKRFKKLELEEKLVKYFLLHATSLESLILLEAKNYRHEIKLSDIIYYKTVSNLAIVSTYSAYQDQSRVFPKHRVLQ